The window ctggcatcaccaccggggTGATACTGGTACTTGCCGTGGGTCGAACCGCTTTCCCAGGGCATGCTCTTGTCGGCGATAGGGACGGTGTTCTCGGAGGTGGACTTGGTAGGGGAGCGGCCGAAGTAgtagccagcaccaccaagagCGCAGACCATGATACCGCCGAGGATCTATCATGATAATCATATCAGCTTTCACATGTTCCTTCAATACCCCTCCCAGCTACAGTcaaaccaccgccgccgttcCGTGCGCCCCGTGCCATGTTTCCAACCTAATTTTCGGATTCTCAAGCTGTGTCGAACTGCCCTGGCGGGCTACCAATTCAGCACCCGGGACGACGGCATCGGCAATGGCGGCGGTTGGACCTCGGAATTTGACGCACCAGAATCTCGGGGTTCTTCTTGGACTCGCTCTTGAGAGCCTCCtcgccggtggtgaggcgACGGACGGTCGTGCTAAAAGCTCTGCGGGCGATGAGGGAAGCCATCTCTGCGGTGTTGTCTGTCAAAGGCGGTTGCTGATGCAATGGAGCTTCGAAACTGGAATCGTGATGCTAGCTCTGGCCGTCTGGCCCTCATACGATTTCGT is drawn from Podospora pseudocomata strain CBS 415.72m chromosome 1 map unlocalized CBS415.72m_1, whole genome shotgun sequence and contains these coding sequences:
- a CDS encoding uncharacterized protein (EggNog:ENOG503P52B), with translation MASLIARRAFSTTVRRLTTGEEALKSESKKNPEILILGGIMVCALGGAGYYFGRSPTKSTSENTVPIADKSMPWESGSTHGKYQYHPGGDASAAPKDAPSAVNVVVVPNVTLPKELHDRYNKWGKDGY